The genome window ATGTGATTTATTGCCTTTATtactttaaaactgtttttttttgtcctgaaatGACCTGGAAAGCAGAATAGGTGCTATAGGAGcgcctgctctctctctgacctctgaactctgaactgccctgtgatctGACAGGTCAAAGCATCCTGCCACTCTATGGATTTAGTCGTGGAGGCTGTAAActtgcaggggtgtcaaactcattttagttcagcgTCCACACACAGCGATATTTGATCTCATGTGAGCCGGACCAGTGAATAACAACAACTCCAGATATTTccctttggtttaaaaaaagtttaacatttaaacatttagtcACGTGTATTTGGAGCTGAAAAATATAGAATTTCACATGTGAaagtttcacaaattcatcgCGCGGACCGGATAGGACCCTGTGCTGGGCCGGTTCTGGTCCACGGGCGGTATGTTTGACACCCTTTGCCGTAAACAGAGCCCAGAGAcggtgttaaagtgcagttctCTCTCAAATTATACtgataatgaattaataataatgtgactAAAAATAAGTAGtattaacacattcatttaacAGTAACAGAATAGATGCTCCTATGCTAAGCTAAATAAGTTTGCATCATCTGCAGTGAAACTGACGGTCAGAacctttgttgttgtgtctttcAGCGGACGACGTCGTCTCTATGGCCGACTCCACCATGACAGGGGATGACATCGAAGGAGAGCTGTTCCGAATCGAGCGCATACGAGACGTCCTCGTGCGAAGAGAGTCAGAGCTCAGATACATGTGAGATTCTATTCTACCAACCACACACAGATCTGTCTGTGGCTCAAAATAGCCAGTGTTTTTCATGACCACCACTCAAACACTACACGTTTGCcattcacatgcacatgtaGTGTTTTTATATCGCGCTCTATCATTCATGTTTCCCTCACTGCCAGGGGCAATTTGAGGTTCTGCTTCTTGACTTGGAGGACCAACCAAGTGGATAATAGAAGCGACTGTAACGTCATGTGacgtcacactgacaccaccctcactcagagagaagctctgctgctgtacagGGAACTCAACGCACCAACATTCTGTTTAAATTCTCTCAGGAATGAGAAACTGTCAGCCTACAAGACTGCGTGAGAGaagcagacaaacacaacagcagtgcTATTTCAtttatctccacacacacacacacacacatatgcttcTCTCTCATCCttgcttttaattattttacacttttttctGTGGGGACCGTCCTCATTATTTTGACACACAAGGATGGAGGTGGGAGCGCAGGGACCGAGAACAGTGATCAGCACTGGATGATGTTTTCATGCGATGACTCAGAGAAGCAGATGATAATTACTCCTTGGGTTGGGTTGTGTTATTTTCTGTGAAAGCCTCCAGGTTCAGCGCCGTGATCAGTGTGGATCATGGCGACACGTGTCAGACATCATGACGATTCGTCCTCATGTGTTCACCCACACAACCAGAGGGGGCAAACAAAGCGATGTGCAATTCCTCTCATGATAACGTGCTGATGTCGTCCTTGTCCCTGCAGTCTGCATGTGTTAAATGATGTATATAATGCGTGTTTTTAGGTCTTTTAGATATTTATCTTTATTCTACTATTATTATTCTCCTAGATgcttccctgctccaacacacctgactcaaatcagctcatcagcaagctctgcagaagcctgataaccaGCCATTCATTAGAagcaggtgtgttggagcagggaaacatctgaaacatgcagggcagtgagtcCCGAGGACCAAGGTTGAGAAACTCTGGTCCAGTGCGCTGTGATCTGTGGCCTTgacaggaagagaagagaagagaactgAGTATCATCCGCTTACTAAAATCCTGGCATATGTTGTCCTGTCTGTTttagaataaaacaataataatgacttgGTGTCGACATATGAGTCATcctaaaaaacacactgaactgaGAAACCGTCTGAGATTGTGTTTCTCATCAGAACCTTTTCCTGTAACAgcagcacacacgcacacacacacacgcacacacacacactcatgttttgAAATCGGTATCAGAGCTAGACGGAGAGATGAGATGTGATTGTGTCGGGTCAGGAGAGACAGctgtgttattattaataaaataatgtgacGTGAAACTGATGTGTTGATATCCATGATATAAAACCTAGTATttgattttaaagcagttaaGGGAGGCAGTGTTGTAACGTAACAAAGTATAACTACTTTGTTACGTTAAGTACAAAAGTCATGTATCTAtatctttactttgttatttatatttctagcaactttaacttttactgcactacatttcctctaactatctgtgttacttgttactaccaaataaatcggaagaagaagagttggtattatggtttgtatttatatagaaccAGGAATTGATCccactcaccctaccactgagctactttcctcactttttaaaatacttttacttctaaaactgtacattttatatcagaaaatgacgtTTGattcttaagtacagtaaatgtcataaacttttagacttttacttaagaaatattataaaaagtaacATCAACTTCTAcgtaagtcattttctggtaacatacttgtacttttactttaaggtactttatacaagactgtgaTTGGGCAAAACCTGACAATAAGATGGATGTATTCTTTAATGATGTTACCGTGGGGATCTCATTGAATTGCACTTGCTGTGTTATTCCCTCAGGATGGACGACATCCAGCTCTGCAAAGAAATCACAAGGCTGAAGGAGGAGCTGCAAAAACTGGTCACCATTCcaggtaaataaaaaacaacagttgcCACATTTAACCTGAAGCCTCTTATTCTCCTCCTCTGACCTGAGAGCAAAACTGAAGGATTTAAACCCAGTGAGGAAGAAATGACCTGACCACATGTCGGTGACAGGATGTTTCTTCatcctgaaaatattcactctCATCTTCACGTTCTTCTGCTCATTAGCTCACGTGTGGAACAACGTTGCTGTAGCAACTAAACGGATAAGTAGCTTCAGTACAACAGTGAATTGAGAGAGTGGTGACCCTATAAACTGCTGTACACTGTGAAACAGTGAGCCTTACAACCATCAGTGTTCCCAGTGTCACATCCACAGCTCACAGAAGATGAATTTGACTGCGTTTAGTGATTGTTACCtctttatgaccttttctggcatgaacactgatcttgtcaggaccagttgtcctcatggagaccaaaacctggtcctaatgaggcagaagctcaaTTCTGAGGAACTGCTTGGAGCTAAGATTTGATTTGTGGTTTcatctgtgtgggtgtgtgtgtgtgtgtgtgtgtgtgtgtgtgtgtagattgtAGATGTCTTAAAAAGGTTGTGTGGACCAACTGTCAGACAAACCTTCTGAAAttcctttgtgaggacattttgaccttgtgaggacatttttggctggtccacacaactttgacaggctttttgaggatttagacctggttttaggtcaGGGTTAgtgttaaggttaggcacttatgttgtgatggttaaggttaaggataaggggctagggaaCGCCTTATGTCTATGAGAGTCCACATAAAGTATGCAAAACCAGTGTATATGTCTGGatccacaactttaaagggctttttcaggattaagtcctggttttagggtaagtgTTAAGGTGAGGAACAGTTGTGAAGAGTAACAGGCTAGGGAACGCCTTATGTCAATGTTGCGTCCTCACTAATATAGAAAAGTAGGTTCATGTGCGTAAAGAGTCTTAGATGAATCTTCTGCTATATTTACTATTTTGTGTTATGCCTAAATATAGTCTTTAGTAATTGTAATTCAAACACATTAATATTGTGACTGTTTAACAGACAAGGACAAGTCCACGGAGGACAGGGTGAAAGAGGACGAGCTGCTGCGGCAAATCAACAAGCTGGTGGAGACCAGAGACTTCCTCGTGGATGATGTGGAGTTTGAGCGGCTGAGGTGAGCCTAAGAAATCCAGTTACTCAAATTAGGaaaagagcgctaaccactgcAAAAACCACGTGGCCTGAACATAATCCAATCTATTGATTCTTTAATGAAGTAGCAAAATCCTAAATCCTGTTGCTAGAGACATAAAAACAGTGGACATGTGCTTCtcgacagggagagagaggaggacagagagatggCAGCTTTTTTACAGTCCAAATTTCCCAAGGCCTTGGCTGCAAAAGGTGAGTAAAGGTTAAGTAAATCGTGGTTGACAACAGAAGAGTAACGGGAGTGTGGATCTGTGAACCTTCCTTACAGAGGGATCTAGATGAGCTGTTTGGTGGATtgtattgagtgtgtgtgtgaacatgctCTCGTGGATAACTGTCCTTTTCCTATCAGGTGCTTTGGAAGATCAAACGGTGGCGTCCAAATCCAAGCACGCGCCGCCGCCGTTTCTCTCTCAGACTGGACTCACGCTGCTGAAAGACTGCTGCGGCTTCACCTGCTCCGTCATGTAACTGGTGTGAAAGCAGAGGACAGGAGACACGTGTGGACACGTGTGGACACGTGAGCCTCCATGTGAGAAGGAGTAGCTGCATACTCCCCATGAATGCCAACATGCATATAATAAATGGATAAGTGTGTTTTGGTTCTGTGAAATACTGTGATTATATGTGTTGTAGTATAATATGTGCGACTGTTTTCTTACCATTTaagtttattagtttattaaaCTGTCCTTTGAATAAGctgatgtgataaaaatgtgatttatcttgctgtgtatgtgtggacaTGTGCTTATAGTAATTGCCTGTGTTACTGAAATAAAGACGTTTTATTGCCTCATTTCCATGTTGTTTCACTTGTTGTTTCCGCagagtctgtttgtttttgtgttaaattCACAGTGTTactaaataaatagtttaatgTTTCAGCTGCAACATATGAGCTCCAGGTTTATGGTTTATATGGGAAACACAATGAAGTTTTGatcattatttatttccatattGTATTGAGCAAAAGTCTTTATGGTTTTTATGTCTGTAATCATTGACATTTGGACTGAAATGATGTGATTGATTGGTGTACAACATGTGTaagtaatgctcaagcatgtcagCTGAAGACTCTTATTCTGACACCCTTTTCTGTTAAACGTACCCTCATACTACTAGTAGTCTTAtgctctgtttcctgttttattttgaaataattaccatTGCCTTTCGTTTCAGTGTCTGCTTCCTGTTgagtttccctcctctgtgatcaCCTGCACGgcccctgatgtgtttcacctgttaaTCATTATCCCTGCATGTTTCCTGGGTCTGTATTTAAGATCAGTGACTATAGTAGCCCTTTGTCTTTTTCTATCTTTTGTTGCCTTGTGCTTTTTGGAAACCTGATTTTAGTTAAACTGTTTAAACTGAGACTGTTGTTGAGTTCACATCCAGTGTTTGTTCAGCCTGAAACCCTCAATATCAAGTCATAAAGAGAACTGGCCCATGACCTACTCCTCCACCTGTAGCTGGATTATAGACCGAATAGAATActaaatactaacctatggttATATCAatcacacttttaaatgtatttaatttaaaatgacatatgcatacatatatatatatatatatatatatatatatatatatatatatatatatacacacacaaaacagtgtTAGTGTTTCATTACAGTTGTTCATATGTTACTCAAAAGCGGGAGTTAATTTCCCGCTTTGTTgacccttttttgtttttccattccaACTGTTGCCACTTAAACCGCTGCTGTTAGTCCTCGGCTCTTTCTATAGCTGAGGCGTCACACGTGTCACATGTTAGTCATCTACGCTGAATGTATGAAAGCAATATTGTGCTCAATATAAATACGATGTCCAATGAGAGGTTCCCTTACGTCATCACGTGTGCCactgccatggcaacaggatgagatgagatagtgtatgtatgtgagagagagtgatggtCGAGGGTGATATTGCTCACTGTGGTGAGGAGGAAACCAGATGGTGTGAGTTCCACACAACTTAGctcaggtgcacacacacacacacacacaggaattaaACACAAGATcactaatgtaaaaaaataggAGTGGGTAACAACTGTCTTTTAAATGGCTCTTGGTTCCTTATTTTGGTTTTCTTAGAAATGATGCTCATGTTAAGCCCACAAAGGAATAGAAATTCCTTACATGCAGATTTAAACGTATACGTCGTGTTAATGGCTTGTTCTCTCTGCAGTAATGTGTGGTCGGTTCTGTGCTTCTATTCATATGGCGGTTGATAAGGGCCGTCACAGCTGGCTGCAGATAAACAGCCCTGCACGCAGGCAAACCGCGCTCTCCTCTGTCTTTCATTTACAGCCTAAAGAAGACTAATCAGGAAAGCTACACATTGTGAATATGGACAAGTAACCGCCAGCCCACACTCTAATTGGCTGCTAGTGAGAAAGCAGCTTGTTCTTGTACAGTATGCAACATTGGCAGAAGTGATATCAGGCACCAATTAAActgtgttttctcttgtttttttccccccctctctaTCACTCACTGTTTCTTCTCAGCATAAATTCATGTGCCGCTCCGTCCTCAAAAGCAGTTTACATTTTGTTCCCACAGGAAATTGTCTGTGACATTTACCCGAAAGGAAAGTAAATGAAAGATCACAGTGTGGGTAGATGTCAGCAGCTGGGAGCCGTGAGGGGGAAACAGGGCAGAATGATGAGAGGCTTGTGTGAAgtgaagggaggaagagaaggagacagCAAAGAAGGGATGAAGTGGAGGAGAGCAATCTCTGAGATGGCTATGAATCAAATAGTCTTAGCGTGGCGTCGGTTGATGGGTGCAGTATAAGGAAGTTGCTCGAGTGTGAGAGGTTGAGGGGGAAAGAAATCCCTTTTCTTAAAACATGAAGGTACAACCTTCACACATGGCTGAGAATGtgcataaaaaagtaaaagtgtgagGTAAAGAGTTATGGAGTAAGAACAGATGATGATCCTGTGTctcttttatgtatttgtttgtaattgtgccacacacacacacacacacacacactgctctttaTTGAAAcagttattactgttattatttgaAACAATCATCCAAATGAGTCACATATAAGTAATATTAGCAGTTCTTCATTGTGGCCACTAGAGGGGAGTGAACATTCATTTTcctgcagtggttctcaaactttatacatatacatatatatatgtatacatatacatacatatatatatatatatatacacatatataatgtgTTTCATCTTTGACATGTGAAAACTTTGTCAGCATGTTGTTTACCTTAAGCAAAGCAGCATG of Solea solea chromosome 16, fSolSol10.1, whole genome shotgun sequence contains these proteins:
- the zgc:171844 gene encoding bMERB domain-containing protein 1, giving the protein MEEERRPSQQYGALENTRVEEGTMEKSTDDVVSMADSTMTGDDIEGELFRIERIRDVLVRRESELRYMMDDIQLCKEITRLKEELQKLVTIPDKDKSTEDRVKEDELLRQINKLVETRDFLVDDVEFERLREREEDREMAAFLQSKFPKALAAKGALEDQTVASKSKHAPPPFLSQTGLTLLKDCCGFTCSVM